The sequence below is a genomic window from Gossypium hirsutum isolate 1008001.06 chromosome A11, Gossypium_hirsutum_v2.1, whole genome shotgun sequence.
CGGTGGAGAAGAAAATGGCGAAGCGACAAGAGGTGGAGACGGGGTGGGTGACGTGTGCAATGGTGGTTCGGCTTCGGGTTCTCACCATGGTGGTTGAGAAATCGGCGGTGGGTGGTGGAGGAGAAAGGAGTCGGCGGTTATggagaaatttggggaaaaatgtaatgTGGGGGTTTTATTTGCTGAAAAGGGGTGTTTGGCTGCGGGTTTTAGGGACTCTAGGGCTGGAATAGGACTGTTTGGCTGCAGAGATATGACATTCTATGCTAGAATAGAACTGTTTGGTACCATGCATAGGGTTGTTTTGGTGCAcactttctgttttttttttcttcgtaTTTTCGCTCCATTTCACCTAGatggaagaagagaaatttattaatatttaactaaaataacataaaaataaaataaaataataaaaaataaaagaaaaaaaggaaaataaaaaaaaagattgggttgcctcccaacaagcgcttgtttaacgtcgctAGCTTGACGCTTCAACTAGAATTGGAATTGTTCCAAATAAATTCTTTCATCTGTATAGGTTTGGAAATTCTCCTTTTTTATCACATCCACCATATTTCGGTTTAATCGTCCTTGCGCCTCTTTCCTTAGTTTCATACTTTCCTCCAAGAGGTTGATCCCTTTTAAGTAAGCAATGGTCTCATCATtctccaaaaatgtgaatttgaaaCGCTCGAGAAGTGGTTTTAATTTCGGATCTGGTGCCTGCACaacagaaggtagaagtttagtatccataggagccaataatttattaacagattcaaaatcatcaaacgtCATTTTAGGTTTATCTCCATAAGATGACTCAAAAGTTTTTTCTACTGATGAGGCAATTATGTCGACACGGTTTACGTCCAAGACTTCACTTGGGTGACTAATAGTGCCATAAACgttaaacttcacgatctccGCGTCAAACTCCATCGTGAGGGTTCTGCTTCGTACATCAATCTTAGTATTCGCAGTACTAAGGAAAGGTCACCCCAACAAGATGTTTGAAGACCCAGGAGTGTTATCCTcctccatttttatcacataaaaatttgCAGGGAAGATAAGCCCATTGACTTTGACTAATACGTCCTCGAGGACCCCTTCGGGATGCACAATGGACCTATCTGCCAACTGAATGGTAACACCTATCTTTGTCAAAAAACCCgcattaagtgattcataaatagaataaggcattacatttatggaggcccctaaATCGCACATAGCctttttaatttctaaatgacCAATTTTGCATGGAATAGTGAAATACCCCTATCTTTGCATTTAACCAGCATTTTCTGCTGTAGAACTGCGAaaacattctcaccaacacttaccttttcattacctgttagtTTTCGTTTGTTGGTGCAAAGTTCTTTGAGGAACTTGGCATACTGCGGAATTTGTCCAATGGCATCTAACAGTGGTAAGTTGATCTcaacattcctgaatgtttcgagAATGTCCTTGTCTTCCTTACTTTTTCGACACTGATTTAATCGTCCTGGGAgtagaggttggatttttggcaGTGGGGGTTTCGCTCGGATCTGTTCGTCATTTTCTAGAGTTTCTTGGGCGATCCTTGACCAAGATTCTTGCGAGGAACTGGTTCCAGGACCTTTCTGCTTCGTAACGATACTGCATTTGCATTCTGTCTCGGATTTGGTTCTGTTTGTGATGGCAGTTTCCTTTGagagtttaatttctcaattgatgTGGTCAACTCCCTTATGGATGCTTCAGTTTTCTGCTGAAAACCCTTCATTTCTCTTTGAAAATTGAGAGTTTACTATTGAAAATCAAGGACATTAgttgctaatttattgaccaaagtttcCAGAGAATTACCTGAATCTTGCGACTGTTGTGGGGCCCAATTTTGGTATGGCCGGTTATATCGTGGA
It includes:
- the LOC107956447 gene encoding uncharacterized protein → MEMNMVDAASGGALVNMTPQQARDLIPIMAANSQQFRANPEPPRRVHQLSNSTIEDRLDRLTNIVNSLVIEKSKPARVCGICTTPEHTTNACLSLCDDSMANLEAVGNFPGPPQRRYDPYANTYNPGWRDHPNFSYGANPRYNRPYQNWAPQQSQDSGNSLETLETAITNRTKSETECKCSIVTKQKGPGTSSSQESWSRIAQETLENDEQIRAKPPLPKIQPLLPGRLNQCRKSKEDKDILETFRNVEINLPLLDAIGQIPQYAKFLKELCTNKRKLTGNEKIGVTIQLADRSIVHPEGVLEDVLVKVNGLIFPANFYVIKMEEDNTPGSSNILLG